In Aspergillus fumigatus Af293 chromosome 4, whole genome shotgun sequence, one genomic interval encodes:
- the get1 gene encoding guided entry of tail-anchored proteins factor 1 has translation MLSLILTIFFVHVAIYLVNTVGATTIDTLLWILYLKLPTSTSRNARQQSRLKREVVQLKREMNNTSSQDEFAKWAKLRRKHDKAMDEYEAMNKKLTAQKTSFDWSVKIARWLSTNGLKIFLQFYYSKTPVFALPAGWFPFYVEWVLSFPRAPRGSVSVQVWNSVCATAIAVMAEIVTSMLLQLRSRSASPASTAKAQKAQ, from the exons ATGCTATCGCTCATTCTGACGATATTCTTTGTCCACGTCGCCATTTACTTGGTGAATACTGTCGGAGCAACTACCATTGATACTCTG CTATGGATTCTCTACCTCAAGCTCCCTACATCGACATCGAGGAATGCACGCCAGCAGAGCCGACTGAAGCGCGAAGTCGTCCAGCTCAAGCGCGAGATGAACAACACCAGCTCGCAAGATGAGTTTGCAAAGTGGGCTAAGTTGAGGAGGAAGCATGACAAAGCTATGGATGAATATGAGGCAATGA ACAAGAAACTCACGGCACAGAAAACCTCGTTCGACTGGAGTGTCAAGATCGCTCGGTGGCTCAGCACCAACGGTCTTAAGATCTTTCTGCAGTTTTACTACTCCAAGACTCCTGTCTTTGCGCTTCCAGCAGGCTGGTTTCCCTTCTACGTTGAATGGGTACTGTCATTCCCTCGAGCGCCTCGTGGATCGGTGAGCGTCCAAGTTTGGAACAGTGTCTGCGCGACAGCGATTGCCGTCATGGCAGAGATTGTTACCTCCATGTTGCTGCAGTTGAGAAGTCGGAGCGCAAGCCCTGCTTCGACAGCAAAGGCCCAAAAGGCGCAATGA